The proteins below are encoded in one region of Silene latifolia isolate original U9 population chromosome 2, ASM4854445v1, whole genome shotgun sequence:
- the LOC141639300 gene encoding uncharacterized protein LOC141639300, with protein MVYAFNGINDRAPLWGHLRRIAGTIDGPWAIAGDFNCVLAANKRVGGNVPSSEMEPFRDCVADCGVLDIAATGALYTWNNKQQPEERIYSRLDRVLVNKDWCDHLQDLYAHFLPEGMYDHTPCIVSTNKQVQGKRSFKYFNMWGGSKDFIPMVRSTWQSKVVGTPMFKLVKKLKILKPALRQLNREKFSDIEQAADIKQKQIEELQDQLDRDPSDIQKRATELEAAAQLKELAAKKRYQAIGRIHKRIIEQGPKCSSEDCAALIKPVSGKEVKDALFSIPDIKSPGPDGYTSKFFKDAWVEVRGEVIGAIQDFFLQKRLLTQINATTLTLIPKCERPQNVTQFRPITCCNVVYKVISKLLCNRLVTVLPHIVDQNQGAFIQNRSIQENILICQDLIRLYERPNASARCLFKIDLQKAYDTVEWQFVEDLLRLLKFPADFQSITLKYAATKYDFHFHPMCKNQRLACLMFADDVLLFSKGDTNSMMLLLQSFSTFSKASGLKISPDKSNAYFRGVPDHIKIDIFRISGFTEGVPPFKYLGMPIQTTRLKKSDCASVIEKIRGRGIIRSIEATCRNFLWDNGTEYRRVPLVAWEKVCTPKEEGRLGLKNQEVWNKAMVVRLVNWISEKRDSIWVQWVQCNHIRGRDWFEYTPSTNSSWVWRRICKVKQEIAHGFVDGGMGGTTNWVVWNNWALPKHQFMGWLVAHEALNTVDKIVSYGMDVDASCLLCGQANESLSHLFFACQYSRRVLLSLQQNTGCSFPPVNDLAWWYSRGGTNVKRGVQIIVLQIIDGVRNKIRGREKEIVNANDVNWLCHKNLM; from the exons ATGGTATATGCTTTCAATGGAATTAATGATAGGGCACCTCTTTGGGGACATTTGAGGAGAATTGCAGGGACTATTGATGGACCATGGGCTATAGCAGGAGATTTTAACTGTGTATTGGCAGCAAATAAAAGAGTTGGTGGCAATGTACCTTCATCTGAGATGGAGCCTTTTAGGGACTGTGTGGCTGATTGTGGTGTCCTGGACATTGCTGCTACTGGTGCCCTATATACTTGGAACAATAAGCAACAGCCTGAGGAGAGGATATATAGTAGGTTGGATAGGGTGTTGGTTAACAAGGATTGGTGTGATCATCTGCAGGATTTGTATGCCCACTTTCTTCCAGAGGGGATGTATGATCATACGCCATGTATTGTGAGTACTAACAAGCAGGTGCAAGGCAAGAGAAGTTTTAAATACTTCAACATGTGGGGTGGATCGAAGGATTTTATTCCAATGGTGAGAAGTACTTGGCAGTCTAAGGTAGTTGGGACTCCAATGTTTAAACTTGTCAAGAAATTGAAAATACTGAAACCTGCCCTTAGACAATTGAACAGGGAGAAATTCAGTGATATTGAACAAGCTGCTGACATCAAGCAGAAGCAGATAGAAGAATTGCAGGATCAGTTAGACAGGGATCCTTCAGATATACAGAAAAGAGCAACTGAATTAGAAGCTGCTGCACAACTAAAAGAGCTTGCCGCAAAAAAGAGATA TCAGGCTATTGGAAGGATACACAAGAGAATTATAGAGCAAGGACCTAAGTGCAGTTCTGAGGACTGTGCAGCTTTGATAAAACCTGTCAGTGGGAAGGAGGTCAAAGATGCTCTATTCAGCATACCTGATATTAAGTCACCTGGCCCTGATGGGTACACGAGTAAGTTTTTTAAGGATGCCTGGGTAGAGGTAAGAGGAGAAGTGATTGGAGCTATCCAGGATTTCTTTTTACAGAAAAGATTGCTGACACAAATTAATGCCACCACCCTTACCTTAATACCAAAATGTGAGAGACCTCAGAATGTCACTCAATTCAGGCCTATAACATGCTGCAATGTTGTGTACAAGGTTATCTCTAAACTTTTGTGTAATAGACTTGTTACAGTACTACCTCATATAGTAGATCAGAATCAAGGTGCATTCATTCAGAACAGGAGTATTCAGGAGAATATCCTGATATGTCAGGATCTCATTAGACTTTATGAGAGACCTAATGCCTCAGCTAGGTGCCTGTTCAAAATTGACCTGCAAAAGGCATATGACACTGTGGAATGGCAGTTTGTGGAGGACTTACTGAGGCTGCTGAAATTCCCAGCTGATTTCCAAAGCAT AACTTTGAAGTATGCTGCAACTAAGTATGATTTCCACTTTCACCCTATGTGCAAAAACCAGAGGCTAGCCTGtcttatgtttgctgatgatgtgcTACTATTTAGTAAAGGTGACACTAATTCCATGATGCTTTTGTTACAGTCTTTCTCCACTTTCTCAAAAGCTTCTGGCTTAAAAATTAGTCCTGATAAGTCTAATGCATATTTTAGAGGAGTACCTGACCATATTAAGATTGATATTTTCAGGATATCAGGTTTTACTGAGGGAGTTCCCCCCTTTAAGTATTTGGGAATGCCAATCCAAACTACTAGACTGAAGAAATCAGACTGTGCTTCTGTCATTGAGAAAATCCGTGGGAGG GGCATCATAAGAAGTATAGAAGCTACTTGTAGAAATTTTCTTTGGGATAATGGGACAGAATATAGGAGGGTTCCTCTAGTAGCATGGGAAAAAGTTTGCACACCAAAAGAAGAAGGGAGATTAGGTTTGAAGAATCAAGAAGTCTGGAACAAAGCAATGGTGGTTCGGTTGGTGAACTGGATTTCTGAGAAAAGGGACTCTATTTGGGTACAGTGGGTACAATGTAACCATATCAGAGGGAGAGACTGGTTTGAGTACACTCCTTCAACTAATTCCAGCTGGGTTTGGAGAAGGATCTGTAAGGTTAAGCAGGAAATTGCCCATGGTTTTGTGGATGGGGGTATGGGTGGTACAACCAACTGG GTAGTCTGGAATAATTGGGCTTTACCAAAGCACCAATTCATGGGATGGTTAGTGGCTCATGAGGCTCTTAACACTGTGGACAAAATAGTTAGCTATGGGATGGATGTTGATGCTAGCTGCCTACTCTGTGGACAGGCAAATGAATCCTTATCTCATCTCTTCTTTGCATGCCAGTACAGTAGGAGAGTGTTGCTGTCTCTGCAGCAGAATACAGGGTGCAGTTTCCCGCCGGTGAATGATCTAGCTTGGTGGTATAGTAGAGGAGGTACAAATGTCAAGAGAGGAGTCCAGATT ATTGTCTTGCAGATTATTGATGGTGTGAGAAACAAAATTAGAGGACGAGAGAAGGAGATTGTGAATGCTAATGATGTAAATTGGCTATGCCATAAGAACCTTATGTAA